A genomic window from Henningerozyma blattae CBS 6284 chromosome 3, complete genome includes:
- the TBLA0C01920 gene encoding uncharacterized protein (similar to Saccharomyces cerevisiae AMD1 (YML035C); ancestral locus Anc_5.578), whose translation MSSPAQSVSRSRSRNDVYPSESESSSSISTASASNANLPQLEQLSINGNSVSLQRSAQFSLRDDYNLVSADSKLNALQDIQKKNIARRLSQSQTQNPGINKADIESESVDQTPFCPQQDDADANAIAMPRFRNRTLSMSAQSTIPDVVAQENDSIASSNSSQSNKNGALVKATTSQVKKDDSKYKMGMLADDPTQHILEHPSPELVELYSNVQKCRDLRKKYQTVSFQYDSQNPKNDEAKWEIYPTPPKPSYDPVSKTVLKVQNVPDHEIFDYDSCEIPGIDPNWDFQLNSDDTFCVFAKNDPNKTLIDNNIPTLRDYYVDLEKIILISSDGPSKSFAFRRLQYLEARWNLYYLLNEYHETNISKKNPHRDFYNVRKVDTHVHHSACMNQKHLLRFIKHKLRHNGDEKVIFRDDKVLTLNQVFESLNLTGYDLSIDTLDMHAHKDTFHRFDKFNLKYNPIGESRLREIFMKTDNFIQGRYLAEITRQVFADIEYSKYQNSEFRISIYGRSIDEWDKLATWIIDNKLISHNVRWLIQIPRLYGIYKSTGIISNFQQICTNIFKPLFEVTRNPQSHPKLHVFLQRVIGFDSVDDESKVDRRFHKKYPIPSLWESSQNPPYSYYLYYLYSNLAYLNQWRAKRGFNTLVLRPHCGEAGDPEHLISSYLVSHGISHGILLRKVPFVQYLYYLDQIGIAMSPLSNNALFLTYDKNPFPHYFKRGLNVSLSTDDPLQFSYTREPLIEEYSVAAQIYKLSNVDMCELARNSVLQSGWETEIKKHWIGENFTVDGMEGNDLAKTNVPDIRISYRDDTLKTELELVNHFANFT comes from the coding sequence ATGTCCAGCCCAGCGCAATCGGTTTCCCGTTCTCGTTCACGCAACGACGTTTACCCTTCCGAGTCAGAATCTAGCTCATCTATCTCTACTGCATCTGCTTCGAATGCAAACTTGCCTCAACTTGaacaattatcaattaatggTAATTCTGTTTCTCTCCAACGTAGTGCTCAATTTTCGCTTCGTGATGATTACAACCTTGTAAGTGCTGATTCTAAGTTGAATGCTCTTcaagatattcaaaaaaagaatattgcTAGGAGGTTGTCTCAATCCCAAACACAGAACCCTGGAATTAATAAAGCTGATATTGAGTCAGAAAGTGTAGATCAGACTCCTTTCTGTCCTCAACAAGACGATGCTGACGCTAATGCCATCGCGATGCCCAGGTTCCGTAATCGTACCTTATCTATGTCAGCGCAAAGTACCATTCCTGATGTTGTAGCACAAGAAAATGATAGCATTGCAAGTTCAAATTCAAGTCAATCGAACAAAAACGGTGCGTTGGTGAAAGCAACAACTAGCCAAGTGAAAAAGGATGATAGTAAATATAAGATGGGGATGTTGGCTGACGACCCTACTCAGCATATCTTGGAACATCCATCTCCTGAATTGGTAGAATTGTATTCTAATGTTCAAAAATGTAGAGActtgagaaaaaaatatcaaacaGTATCTTTCCAATATGATTCGCAAAATCctaaaaatgatgaagCTAAATGGGAAATATACCCTACACCCCCTAAACCTTCGTATGATCCCGTTTCAAAGACTGTTTTAAAAGTTCAGAATGTTCCCGATCATGAGATCTTTGATTATGATTCTTGTGAGATACCAGGTATAGATCCTAATTGGGATTTCCAACTGAATTCAGATGATACTTTTTGTGTATTTGCTAAAAATGATCCTAATAAAACgttaattgataataatatcccCACTTTACGTGATTATTATgttgatttagaaaaaatcatattaaTCTCTTCAGATGGCCCATCTAAATCGTTTGCATTTAGAAGATTGCAATATTTAGAAGCTCGTTGGAATCTATATTATCTATTGAATGAATATCATGAGACAAATatatcaaagaaaaatccTCATAGAGATTTTTATAACGTTAGAAAAGTTGATACTCACGTTCATCATTCAGCTTGTATGAATCAAAAACATCTTttaagatttattaaacatAAATTAAGACATAATGGAGATGAAAAAGTTATCTTTAGAGATGATAAAGTTTTAACTTTGAATCAAGTGTTTGAATCGTTAAATTTGACAGGCTATGATTTATCCATTGATACTCTAGATATGCATGCCCACAAAGATACTTTCCACAgatttgataaattcaatttgaaatataatcCAATTGGTGAATCACGTCTaagagaaatatttatgaaaACAGATAATTTCATTCAAGGTCGTTATTTAGCTGAAATTACAAGACAAGTGTTTGCCGATATcgaatattcaaaatatcaaaatagtGAATTTAGAATATCTATTTATGGTAGATCGATTGATGAATGGGATAAATTGGCTACATGgattattgataataaattgatttcTCATAACGTTCGTTGGTTGATTCAAATCCCTCGTTTATATGGGATATATAAATCAACAGGAATTATATCCAATTTTCAACAGATTTgtacaaatatttttaaacctTTATTTGAGGTTACACGTAATCCACAATCGCACCCAAAATTGCATGTTTTCCTACAAAGAGTTATTGGGTTTGATTCAGTGGATGATGAATCGAAAGTTGATAGAAGATTTCATAAGAAATACCCAATCCCATCTCTTTGGGAATCTTCTCAAAATCCCCCTTATTCATACTACTTATATTATCTATATTCTAATTTGgcttatttaaatcaatggAGGGCCAAAAGAGGTTTCAATACACTTGTTTTAAGACCGCATTGTGGTGAAGCTGGGGATCCAGaacatttaatttcttcatattTGGTATCGCATGGGATTTCTCATGgtattttattaagaaaaGTTCCATTTGTTCAAtatctatattatttagatcAAATCGGTATTGCTATGTCACCGTTGTCTAATAatgcattatttttaacgTATGATAAAAACCCATTTCCTCATTACTTTAAAAGAGGTTTAAACGTTTCCTTGTCTACTGATGATCCTTTACAATTTTCTTATACCAGAGAACctttaattgaagaatattCAGTTGCTGCACaaatttacaaattatCTAACGTTGATATGTGTGAATTAGCAAGAAATTCAGTCTTACAAAGTGGTTGGGAAactgaaattaaaaaacatTGGATAGGTGAAAATTTCACAGTAGATGGAATGGAAGGTAATGATTTGGCTAAGACAAATGTTCCAGACATTAGAATTTCTTATAGAGATGACACTTTGAAAACAGAATTAGAACTAGTTAATCATTTTGCAAATTTCACATAA